A region from the Lemur catta isolate mLemCat1 chromosome 7, mLemCat1.pri, whole genome shotgun sequence genome encodes:
- the POLD4 gene encoding DNA polymerase delta subunit 4, with product MGRKRLITDSYPVVKRREGPAGHCKGELAPELGEEPQSPNKDEAELELLRQFDLAWQYGPCTGITRLQRWHRAEKMGLEPPPEVHQVLKTHPGDPRFQFSLWHLYPL from the exons ATGGGCCGGAAGCGGCTCATCACTGACTCCTACCCTGTTgtgaagaggagggaggggcccgCTGGGCACTGCAAGGGGGAGCTGGCACCCGAGCTAG GAGAGGAGCCCCAGTCCCCCAACAAGGATGAAGCAGAGCTGGAGCTGCTGAGGCAGTTTGACCTGGCCTGGCAGTATGGGCCCTGCACAG GGATCACACGGCTGCAGCGCTGGCATCGGGCAGAGAAGATGGGCTTGGAGCCTCCTCCAGAGGTGCATCAGGTGCTGAAGACCCACCCTGGAGACCCCCGCTTCCAGTTCAG CCTCTGGCATCTCTATCCCCTGTGA